One Mangrovimonas cancribranchiae DNA segment encodes these proteins:
- a CDS encoding LysE family transporter — MINDILAAIPFGIILAFTIGPVFFVLLETSATKGFKSALIFDLGVIFADILFILVAFYSANSLLQKIKDDPNFLIFGGVLLVAYGIISFTKTSKSFRSIVKEYHRVQIKKNYGMLFVKGFLLNFINIGVLAGWLGFIVIANSITTSKNGVEVFIVTMLVTYLLVDLFKIAVAKRIRRKLTPRRIFKTKKIIALVILGFGVLLLVQGFFPNEKELLKEKIEQINPIKEKLPE; from the coding sequence ATGATAAATGATATTTTAGCGGCCATTCCATTTGGTATTATATTAGCTTTTACCATAGGACCTGTATTTTTTGTACTTCTAGAAACTAGTGCAACCAAAGGATTTAAAAGTGCTTTAATTTTCGATTTAGGCGTTATTTTTGCCGATATTTTATTCATTCTAGTTGCTTTTTATAGTGCTAATAGTTTACTTCAAAAAATAAAAGACGATCCTAATTTTCTCATATTTGGTGGGGTGTTACTTGTAGCTTATGGCATTATTTCTTTTACCAAAACATCAAAATCTTTTCGTTCTATTGTAAAAGAATATCATCGTGTTCAAATCAAGAAAAACTACGGTATGTTGTTTGTAAAAGGCTTTCTTCTAAATTTTATAAACATTGGTGTTTTAGCAGGATGGCTTGGATTTATTGTTATTGCTAATTCTATAACAACAAGTAAAAATGGCGTTGAAGTTTTTATAGTCACCATGCTAGTAACCTACCTTTTAGTAGATTTATTTAAAATAGCAGTAGCCAAGCGTATTAGACGAAAATTAACACCGCGACGCATTTTTAAAACCAAGAAAATTATAGCTTTAGTTATTTTAGGATTTGGTGTATTACTTTTAGTTCAAGGATTTTTTCCAAACGAAAAAGAGCTATTAAAAGAAAAAATAGAACAAATAAATCCTATAAAAGAAAAGCTTCCAGAATAA
- a CDS encoding glutamine--tRNA ligase/YqeY domain fusion protein, protein MSEKSLNFIEHIIEEDLANGLEKDKLRFRFPPEPNGYLHIGHTKAIGISFGLGLKYNAPVNLRFDDTNPAKEEQEYVDAIKRDIAWLGYTWADELYSSDYFQQLYDWAVLLIKENKAYVDSQSSEAMAEQKGTPTQPGVDGPYRNRTVEENLDLFNRMKNGEFEEGEHVLRAKIDMKHTNMLMRDPIMYRILKKAHHRTGNNWCIYPMYDWTHGESDYIEQISHSLCSLEFKPHRELYNWFKEQVYDYSKNTYPMLPKQREFARLNLSYTIMSKRKLLKLVEDGIVNGWDDPRMPTISGLRRRGYTPESIRTFIEKVGVAKRENVIDVSLLEFCVRDHLNKTAPRVMAVLDPVKVVITNYPEDKEEWFEAENNPEDISAGSRQVPFSRELYIEKADFKEEASNKFFRLKLGGEVRLKNAYIIQANDVVKDDKGEIKEIHCTYSEDTSKKVKGTLHWVSIKHAVRAEVREYDRLFMDEAPDSHQDKDFMAFLNPNSLNIVEAFVEPSLQETKVSDRFQFQRLGYFNVDNDSTSDKLVFNKTVGLRDTWAKQKPQSKQQNQPKPQQQRPAIEDIKKIGKKLDRLPDDKFDAAKQNIKKLATDVSYDDLQPLFNTSVKKAGTRIATAITLGVLLEKGLEKNDEIVAFITKAKNDKNQKLVNEVSNL, encoded by the coding sequence ATGAGTGAAAAGTCACTAAATTTTATAGAACATATTATTGAAGAGGATTTAGCTAATGGCTTAGAAAAAGATAAACTTCGTTTTCGTTTTCCGCCAGAACCTAATGGGTATCTTCATATTGGACATACCAAAGCCATAGGGATTAGCTTTGGTTTAGGATTAAAATATAACGCGCCTGTTAATTTAAGATTCGATGATACAAACCCTGCAAAAGAAGAACAGGAATATGTCGATGCTATTAAGCGCGATATAGCATGGTTGGGTTATACATGGGCAGATGAATTGTATTCGTCCGATTATTTTCAGCAATTATACGACTGGGCAGTGTTATTAATAAAAGAAAACAAAGCCTATGTCGATTCGCAATCTAGCGAAGCTATGGCTGAGCAAAAAGGAACACCAACGCAACCAGGAGTAGATGGACCTTACAGAAATCGTACAGTTGAAGAAAATTTAGATTTGTTCAACCGTATGAAAAATGGTGAGTTTGAAGAAGGCGAACACGTTTTACGAGCTAAAATAGATATGAAGCATACCAATATGTTGATGCGCGATCCTATCATGTATCGTATTCTTAAAAAAGCACACCATAGAACCGGAAATAATTGGTGCATTTACCCAATGTACGATTGGACGCATGGTGAAAGCGATTATATCGAACAAATTTCACATTCCTTATGTTCGCTTGAATTTAAGCCACATAGAGAACTTTATAATTGGTTTAAGGAGCAAGTATACGATTATTCTAAAAACACGTATCCTATGCTACCTAAACAGCGTGAGTTTGCACGTTTGAATCTTAGTTATACCATTATGAGTAAGCGTAAACTGCTTAAATTAGTGGAAGATGGTATAGTAAATGGCTGGGACGACCCTAGAATGCCTACTATTTCAGGTTTACGACGTCGCGGTTACACACCAGAATCTATAAGAACATTTATAGAAAAAGTAGGCGTTGCTAAACGCGAAAATGTGATAGATGTATCGTTATTGGAATTTTGTGTTCGCGATCATCTTAATAAAACAGCACCCCGCGTGATGGCAGTTTTAGATCCAGTTAAGGTTGTTATTACCAATTATCCAGAAGATAAAGAAGAGTGGTTTGAAGCTGAAAATAATCCGGAAGATATTAGTGCTGGTTCTAGACAAGTACCATTTTCAAGAGAGCTTTATATTGAAAAAGCTGATTTTAAAGAGGAAGCTAGCAATAAGTTTTTCAGATTAAAACTGGGTGGCGAAGTACGCTTAAAAAATGCGTATATCATTCAAGCTAATGATGTGGTAAAAGATGATAAGGGCGAGATAAAAGAAATTCATTGTACCTATTCTGAAGACACCTCTAAAAAAGTAAAAGGGACGTTGCATTGGGTGTCTATAAAACATGCGGTAAGAGCCGAAGTTAGAGAATACGATAGGTTATTTATGGACGAAGCTCCAGACAGTCATCAAGACAAAGACTTTATGGCATTTTTAAATCCTAATTCTCTAAATATTGTTGAAGCTTTTGTTGAACCAAGTTTGCAAGAAACTAAAGTATCAGACAGATTTCAGTTTCAACGTTTAGGATATTTTAATGTTGATAACGATTCTACTTCAGATAAATTAGTCTTCAATAAAACTGTAGGATTACGTGATACTTGGGCAAAACAAAAACCACAATCAAAGCAGCAAAATCAGCCTAAGCCACAACAACAACGACCTGCTATTGAAGATATCAAGAAAATAGGGAAGAAGCTAGATCGTTTACCAGACGATAAATTTGATGCTGCTAAGCAAAACATCAAGAAACTTGCAACCGATGTGTCTTATGATGATTTGCAACCGTTATTCAATACTTCGGTTAAAAAAGCAGGAACACGCATAGCTACAGCTATTACGTTAGGCGTTTTGTTGGAAAAAGGCTTGGAAAAAAATGATGAGATTGTAGCATTTATTACAAAGGCCAAGAACGATAAAAATCAGAAGTTGGTTAACGAGGTTTCTAACTTGTAA
- a CDS encoding SPFH domain-containing protein, with amino-acid sequence MGQFIFIPIIFFGLLILISSFFIVKQQSAAIIERFGRFQGIRHSGLRIKIPLVDRVAGRLSLKIQQLDVIVETKTLDDVFVRLKVSVQYVVIKEKVYDAFYKLDYPHDQITSYVFDVVRAEVPKMKLDDVFVKKDDIAIAVKSELNDAMLDYGFDIIKTLVTDIDPDAQVKAAMNRINASEREKIAAQYEGDAQRILIVEKAKAEAESKRLQGQGIADQRREIARGLEESVEVLNRVGINSQEASALIVVTQHYDTLQSIGEETNSNLILLPNSPQAGSDMLNNMVASFTASNQIGEAMKEARNKKNDEE; translated from the coding sequence ATGGGCCAATTTATTTTTATTCCTATTATTTTTTTTGGATTACTTATTTTAATCTCTTCTTTCTTTATTGTTAAACAACAGTCTGCTGCTATAATAGAACGTTTTGGGCGTTTTCAAGGTATTCGTCATTCTGGTTTACGTATAAAAATTCCTCTAGTAGATCGTGTTGCTGGACGTTTAAGTTTAAAAATTCAGCAGTTGGATGTAATTGTTGAAACCAAAACTTTAGACGATGTGTTTGTGCGCTTAAAAGTATCTGTACAATATGTCGTAATTAAAGAAAAAGTGTACGATGCATTTTATAAACTAGACTATCCGCACGACCAAATTACAAGTTATGTGTTTGATGTAGTTCGTGCCGAAGTGCCAAAAATGAAATTAGATGATGTTTTTGTTAAAAAAGATGATATTGCTATTGCTGTAAAATCAGAGCTTAACGATGCCATGTTAGACTATGGTTTTGATATTATTAAAACCCTTGTTACCGATATTGATCCAGATGCTCAAGTAAAAGCTGCTATGAACCGTATTAATGCCTCTGAGCGTGAAAAAATAGCAGCTCAATACGAAGGTGATGCACAACGTATTTTAATTGTTGAAAAAGCTAAAGCCGAAGCCGAAAGCAAGCGTTTACAGGGACAAGGTATTGCCGATCAACGTCGTGAAATTGCACGTGGTTTAGAAGAATCGGTAGAAGTATTAAATCGTGTAGGCATCAACTCGCAAGAAGCCTCAGCTTTAATTGTAGTGACGCAGCATTACGATACGCTACAATCTATTGGTGAAGAAACCAATAGTAACTTAATTTTATTGCCTAATTCGCCACAAGCTGGTAGCGATATGCTTAACAATATGGTGGCAAGTTTTACAGCTAGTAACCAAATTGGCGAAGCAATGAAAGAAGCTAGAAACAAAAAGAACGATGAGGAATAA
- a CDS encoding DUF1761 domain-containing protein, which yields MEINFLALLAAAASALVIGAIWYNPKVFGYAWARAAEMTEEKMKGGNMAKIFILAFIFAFLLAFALQFITIHQTGALGMVGGDPSMAEPSFQAFMDDYGNAFRTFKHGALHGTIAGVFIALPILGTNALFERKGTKYILINAGYWIVTLAIMGGIVCRWQ from the coding sequence ATGGAAATTAACTTTTTAGCTCTTTTAGCAGCTGCAGCTTCGGCGCTTGTTATAGGTGCCATTTGGTACAATCCTAAAGTTTTTGGATACGCTTGGGCAAGAGCAGCAGAAATGACCGAGGAGAAAATGAAAGGAGGTAATATGGCTAAGATTTTTATTTTGGCTTTTATTTTTGCCTTCCTATTAGCTTTTGCTTTACAATTTATAACCATTCATCAAACAGGAGCTTTAGGCATGGTTGGTGGCGATCCTAGTATGGCAGAACCGTCTTTTCAAGCCTTTATGGACGATTATGGTAATGCTTTTAGAACCTTTAAACACGGTGCTTTACACGGTACAATAGCGGGTGTTTTTATTGCGTTACCAATTTTAGGAACCAATGCCTTATTTGAAAGAAAAGGCACCAAATACATTTTAATAAATGCTGGATATTGGATTGTAACCCTAGCTATTATGGGCGGTATTGTTTGCAGATGGCAATAA
- the folB gene encoding dihydroneopterin aldolase: MGVIKVENIRVFAHHGCLKEETKIGSDYRVDLKIKADLQKSAKTDLLHDTVDYVFLNRIVREEMQQPSHLLETVAKRIITRILKEDKKIKKVSIAVSKLNPPIGGDVEMVTIKMTKKRKN; encoded by the coding sequence TTGGGAGTTATAAAAGTTGAAAATATTAGGGTTTTTGCCCATCATGGTTGTCTTAAAGAAGAAACTAAAATAGGTAGTGATTACCGTGTAGATTTAAAAATTAAAGCTGATTTACAAAAATCGGCAAAAACAGATCTTTTACATGATACGGTAGATTATGTATTTTTAAATCGTATTGTACGTGAAGAAATGCAACAACCCTCACATTTATTAGAAACGGTTGCTAAACGTATTATTACTAGAATTTTAAAAGAAGATAAAAAGATAAAAAAAGTAAGTATTGCTGTTAGTAAACTAAATCCTCCTATTGGTGGTGATGTAGAAATGGTCACTATAAAAATGACAAAAAAGCGAAAAAACTAA
- the gltX gene encoding glutamate--tRNA ligase has product MENVRVRFAPSPTGPLHIGGVRTALFNYLFAKKYNGTFVLRIEDTDQNRYVEGAENYIIESLKWCGIPFDEGPGKNEQFGPYRQSERKHLYKEYADKLVSEGKAYYAFDTAEELDAHRKDHEAKGKTFIYNWHNRLKLQNSLALSAEDVQAKLDAGEDYVIRFKSPQDETLHLKDIIRGDIKIDTNTLDDKVLFKADGMPTYHLANIVDDHLMKITHVIRGEEWLPSLALHYQLYKAFGWEAPQFAHLPLILKPTGKGKLSKRDGDKLGFPVFPLAWKDEKTGDISRGYREDGYFPEAVVNFLAFLGWNPGTEQEIFSLKELIDAFDLSKVNKAGARFDPDKTKWFNHHYMQEQPNTVLAQQFKIAYNDKLKDIDEAYIELVISLIKERATFVYDFWNLGHFFFETPTELDEKAVKKAWKEGTPELIKDLILVIESIDDFTVENMQTVIKGWITNNNIGFGKVMMPLRLALVGALQGPDVFEIMFLIGKNETINRLENIINTL; this is encoded by the coding sequence ATGGAAAACGTTCGTGTGCGATTTGCACCAAGTCCAACCGGACCTCTACATATAGGTGGTGTTAGAACTGCCCTTTTTAACTATTTATTTGCTAAAAAATATAACGGAACATTTGTACTTCGTATTGAAGATACCGATCAAAATCGGTATGTAGAAGGCGCCGAAAACTATATTATAGAATCTTTAAAATGGTGTGGTATTCCTTTTGATGAAGGTCCAGGAAAAAATGAACAATTTGGTCCTTACCGCCAAAGCGAACGAAAACATTTGTATAAAGAATATGCCGATAAACTCGTTTCCGAAGGTAAAGCCTATTATGCCTTTGATACTGCCGAAGAACTTGATGCACATAGAAAAGATCATGAAGCTAAAGGAAAAACCTTTATTTACAATTGGCACAACAGATTAAAACTACAAAACTCCTTAGCCTTATCGGCTGAAGACGTACAAGCAAAACTTGATGCAGGTGAAGACTATGTGATTCGTTTTAAAAGTCCGCAAGACGAAACACTTCATTTAAAAGATATTATTCGTGGTGATATTAAAATAGATACCAATACGCTTGATGATAAAGTATTATTTAAAGCCGACGGCATGCCAACCTATCATTTAGCAAATATTGTTGATGATCATTTAATGAAAATTACGCATGTTATTCGTGGTGAAGAATGGCTGCCATCTTTAGCTTTACATTACCAATTATACAAAGCTTTTGGGTGGGAAGCACCACAATTTGCGCATTTACCACTAATTTTAAAACCTACTGGTAAAGGAAAATTAAGCAAACGCGATGGCGATAAATTAGGGTTTCCTGTATTTCCATTAGCATGGAAAGACGAAAAAACAGGCGATATTTCTAGAGGTTACAGAGAAGATGGTTATTTTCCTGAAGCCGTCGTAAACTTTTTAGCCTTTTTAGGTTGGAACCCAGGAACAGAACAAGAAATTTTCTCATTAAAAGAGTTAATAGACGCTTTCGATTTATCTAAAGTAAATAAAGCTGGTGCACGATTCGATCCAGATAAAACAAAATGGTTTAACCACCATTACATGCAAGAACAACCTAACACGGTTTTAGCACAACAATTTAAAATTGCCTATAACGATAAATTAAAAGATATCGATGAGGCCTACATAGAGCTTGTTATTAGTTTAATTAAAGAACGTGCTACTTTTGTTTACGACTTTTGGAATTTAGGACACTTTTTCTTTGAAACACCAACCGAATTAGACGAAAAAGCCGTTAAAAAAGCATGGAAAGAAGGTACGCCAGAACTTATTAAAGACCTTATCCTTGTTATTGAATCGATTGACGATTTTACAGTTGAAAACATGCAAACCGTTATTAAAGGCTGGATAACTAATAACAACATTGGTTTTGGTAAAGTTATGATGCCACTACGATTAGCGCTAGTTGGCGCTTTACAAGGTCCCGATGTTTTCGAGATTATGTTTTTAATTGGTAAAAACGAAACCATTAACCGATTAGAAAATATTATTAATACTTTATAA
- a CDS encoding GNAT family N-acetyltransferase: MINYKIYTTYKQLPNSWDTLVSHDIFLHSNYLKAIETASPNNISLYYVGVFKHDNLVAVAVLQRVQLYVKDMFRNNNDSCFRERFKSLVSLILKGNILVLGNLTHTGQHGYFISNAISVSEFSETIFKVFKNLRQQIKDHSQKRIRLFLLKDFFNTDVLHQERDNFSKKGFYNVKVQPNMLFQVSESWRSFDDYLKALNKKYRRRYKRARKKYNGIVCKELDLQTIKEQSKRLYELYKTVSDNAKFNTFILPENHFLIYKQKLQDNFKVFGYYLNEELVGFYTLILNNNNDLETYFLGYDERYQYNMQLYLNMLYDMIAFGVNNNFKTIVYARTAMTIKSSVGAKAYPMTMYMKHTNGILNRLFKHIFKLMNPKKGWQERHPFSK; the protein is encoded by the coding sequence TTGATAAACTATAAGATTTACACAACATATAAACAACTTCCAAATTCGTGGGATACTTTGGTATCGCACGATATTTTTTTGCATTCTAATTATCTTAAAGCTATTGAAACGGCTTCACCTAACAATATTTCATTGTATTATGTTGGTGTTTTTAAACATGATAATTTGGTAGCGGTTGCCGTTTTACAACGCGTGCAGTTGTATGTAAAAGATATGTTTAGAAACAATAACGACTCTTGTTTTAGAGAACGTTTTAAAAGCTTGGTATCACTTATTTTAAAAGGGAATATTCTTGTTTTAGGTAATTTAACACATACTGGGCAACATGGTTATTTTATATCTAATGCCATTTCTGTTTCAGAATTTTCAGAAACAATTTTTAAGGTATTTAAAAATCTTAGACAACAAATTAAAGACCATTCCCAAAAACGCATAAGATTATTTCTACTAAAGGATTTCTTTAATACTGATGTTCTTCATCAAGAACGGGATAACTTCTCTAAAAAAGGCTTTTATAACGTAAAAGTACAACCCAATATGTTGTTTCAAGTTTCAGAATCTTGGCGTAGCTTTGATGATTATTTAAAAGCTTTAAACAAAAAATACCGTCGTCGTTATAAACGTGCTAGAAAAAAGTATAATGGTATTGTTTGCAAAGAATTGGATTTACAAACCATTAAAGAACAATCTAAAAGACTTTATGAATTATATAAAACGGTGTCAGATAATGCTAAATTCAATACGTTTATTTTACCAGAGAATCATTTTTTAATTTACAAACAAAAGCTTCAAGACAACTTTAAGGTTTTTGGCTATTATTTAAATGAGGAGTTAGTTGGGTTTTATACGCTTATTTTGAACAATAATAACGATTTGGAAACCTATTTTTTAGGTTATGATGAACGCTACCAATACAATATGCAACTGTATTTAAATATGTTGTACGATATGATTGCATTTGGCGTTAATAACAACTTTAAAACCATTGTTTATGCTAGAACAGCTATGACTATTAAGAGTTCGGTAGGAGCGAAGGCTTACCCTATGACAATGTATATGAAACACACAAATGGTATTTTAAATAGGTTGTTTAAACATATTTTTAAACTTATGAACCCTAAAAAGGGTTGGCAGGAACGTCATCCGTTTTCTAAATAA